From Struthio camelus isolate bStrCam1 chromosome 29, bStrCam1.hap1, whole genome shotgun sequence, a single genomic window includes:
- the LOC138062751 gene encoding olfactory receptor 14A16-like — LHYGTLLGTRACVRMAAAAWATGFLNALLHTANTFSIPLCQGNVVDQFFCEVPQILKLSCSHSYLREVGLIVLSLGLALGCFVFIVLSYVQIFRAVLRMPSEQGRHKAFSMCLPHLAVVSLFVSTSFFAYLKPPSMSSPVLDLVVAVLYSVVPPQHKPHLSDPEALCISTCHCVRGDLPGSMSVIKGDLLSTVPEGWAPLPKLVPRMHSGNCTLQSPVAVMGFA, encoded by the exons ctgcactacgggactctcctgggcaccagagcttgtgtcaggatggcagcagctgcctgggccactggtttcctcaatgctctcctgcacactgccaacacattttccattcctctctgccaaggcaatgtcgtggaccagttcttctgtgaggttccccagatcctcaagctctcctgttcacactcctacctccgggaagtggggcttattgtGCTTTCTCTTGGATTAGCTTTGGgctgtttcgttttcattgtgttgtcgtatgtgcagatcttcagagctgtgctgaggatgccctctgagcagggaaggcacaaagccttctccatgtgcctccctcacctggccgtggtctccctctttgtcagcacctcattttttgcctacctgaagcccccctccatgtcctccccagttctggatctggtggtggccgttctgtactcggtggtgcctcca cagcacaaacCCCATCTGTCTGACCCAGAGGCCCTCTGCATATCTACCTGTCACTGTGTCAGAGGTGACCTGCCTGGTAGCATGTCtgtaataaaaggggatctcctgaGTACTGTGCCTGAAGGCTGGGCTCCTCTTCCAAAACTTGTGCCAAGAATGCACTCAGGGAATTGCACCCTACAAAGTCCTGTTGCTGTGATGGGTTTTGCGTGA